The genomic DNA GGGAGTTTTCGATCCCGGCCGCAAGCTGGAACCGGACGATTTCGGGGCCAAGCCCCGTTGGCGCCGATTCCTGATCATCGCCATGGGCCCGATCATGAACATCCTTCTGGCCGTGGCCATCGTGGCCGGCATCAATATGGTCGGCGTCTCGGTCCCGGTCTACCAGGACCAGGCCCCCGACATCGGCTGGATCGACGCCGGATCGCCGGCCGAGAAGGCCGGGCTGCGCGAGAACGACCTCATCCTGGCCATCGACGGCCGGCCGGTCAAGACCTGGACCGACGTCGAGATGGCGGTCGGTTCGCGGCCGGAGCGGGAGCTCAAGCTGGGCATCCGGCGCGACGGTCAGAGCATCCCGGTTTCGCTGACGACCGAAAGCCGGACCAAGTACGACATGGGCTATGCCGGCTTCTACGGCAAGGTCCTGACCGAAGTTCGGATGGTCACGCCGGACTCGCCGGCCGAGAAGGGCGGGCTCAAGGCCGGCGACGTCATCCTGGCCATCGAAGGCCGGCCGGTCTACTTTTACAAGTTCATCGAGACGCTGGAGAAGAGCCCCGGCGTGCCTCTGGCCTTCACCGTCCGCCGGGCCGGGTCCGAGACGAACCTGACCGTGACGCCCCGTCGCGAGGGCAAGGTCGGCAAGATCGGCGTCTTGCAGGCGGCCGAATCGGGGCTGAAGAAGTTCGGTTTTTTCACCGCCGTCGGCGAGAGCTACAAGGAGAACCGACGGCTCGTATTCCTGGTCGTGGATTTCCTGAAGAACGTGGTCACCGGCCGCACTTCGGCCCGCCAGATCGGGGGGCCGCTGGAGATCGCCAACTTCTCCTACGCTGCCCTCAAGATGGGCTTCCTGGCCCTGATGAGCTGGATCGCCCTGATCAGCCTCCAGCTCGGCATCCTCAACCTGTTCCCGATCCCGGTCCTGGACGGCGGCCAGCTTTTCGTCCTGATCATCGAGAGCATCTTCCGGCGCGACCTGGGCCCCAAGGCTCGCCAGATCTGGATGCAGATCGGGTTCGTCATCTTCGTCGTCCTGATCGGCTTCGTCCTGATGAACGAC from Candidatus Aminicenantes bacterium includes the following:
- the rseP gene encoding RIP metalloprotease RseP, whose product is MVNLLGTILAFVIVFGVLVFVHEFGHFFMGKLMGVRIEVFSFGYGKRLFGFKKGATDYRISLLPLGGYVRFLGEGVFDPGRKLEPDDFGAKPRWRRFLIIAMGPIMNILLAVAIVAGINMVGVSVPVYQDQAPDIGWIDAGSPAEKAGLRENDLILAIDGRPVKTWTDVEMAVGSRPERELKLGIRRDGQSIPVSLTTESRTKYDMGYAGFYGKVLTEVRMVTPDSPAEKGGLKAGDVILAIEGRPVYFYKFIETLEKSPGVPLAFTVRRAGSETNLTVTPRREGKVGKIGVLQAAESGLKKFGFFTAVGESYKENRRLVFLVVDFLKNVVTGRTSARQIGGPLEIANFSYAALKMGFLALMSWIALISLQLGILNLFPIPVLDGGQLFVLIIESIFRRDLGPKARQIWMQIGFVIFVVLIGFVLMNDIVKRLPNGWASLWPF